In Paenibacillus sonchi, a single genomic region encodes these proteins:
- a CDS encoding response regulator → MYKVVLADDETIALEGLRTLTDWEELGFEVCGACENGEEALAAIIRSSPDLVITDIRMPEIDGLELIRRVRSLDMEQPIFIVLSGYGEFEYARTAIRYGVRHYLLKPVVDAEWDKVLTDITDELELRLKQTMQQSMLASRLLPLAIARMLEGHWAEPDEETAEQMDRLDEAAAGWTYVHVEGHSSNITELCRELAGPAGAMFIDLPGDQAGLVVESSSPAAGLAEELYAGLTRSGVKGSVSIGPSVRSLRELPVSYREAAGAAARHYFYSDGCGPVDSASEAEGQVNYTLPSAELIEEIISAVERLHEQKAAEKLGELFSVFRENRTDPGVVQMMGMDIMLRSMELLKEFGGADDQWIGMLDFFRTEPKSLEDLQITLETALGTSMNYIRQHKERNSEHPLIRVECFLREHYSEHLTVKEIAEHFYINPVYLGQAFIKKHGISILEYIHNLRIEAAKKRLIDTHDTVRSIVESVGYVHYHHFLREFEKRTALKPVQFRAQAQGR, encoded by the coding sequence ATGTATAAAGTAGTGCTCGCAGATGATGAGACCATTGCATTAGAGGGGCTGCGGACGCTGACCGACTGGGAGGAGCTGGGCTTCGAGGTATGCGGCGCCTGCGAGAACGGGGAGGAGGCGCTGGCCGCCATTATCCGCAGCTCGCCCGATCTTGTGATTACGGATATCCGCATGCCCGAGATTGACGGACTTGAGCTGATCCGGCGCGTACGCAGCCTTGACATGGAGCAGCCGATCTTCATCGTGCTCAGCGGCTACGGCGAATTTGAATACGCCAGAACAGCTATTCGTTACGGGGTGAGACATTATCTGCTGAAGCCGGTCGTCGATGCGGAATGGGATAAGGTGCTTACCGATATTACGGACGAACTGGAGCTGCGCCTTAAGCAGACCATGCAGCAGAGTATGCTGGCCAGCCGGCTGCTGCCGCTCGCCATTGCGCGCATGCTTGAGGGGCACTGGGCGGAGCCGGATGAAGAGACTGCCGAGCAGATGGACCGTCTGGATGAGGCGGCCGCTGGCTGGACGTATGTGCATGTGGAAGGCCACAGCAGCAATATTACGGAGCTCTGCCGGGAGCTGGCCGGACCGGCAGGCGCCATGTTCATTGATCTGCCCGGAGATCAGGCCGGGCTGGTCGTGGAGAGCTCGTCACCGGCGGCGGGGTTGGCGGAGGAGCTGTACGCCGGGCTGACCCGCAGCGGAGTAAAGGGTTCGGTCAGCATTGGGCCAAGTGTGCGGTCCCTCCGCGAGCTGCCGGTCTCCTACCGCGAAGCGGCAGGCGCTGCGGCCCGCCATTACTTCTATTCGGACGGGTGCGGTCCGGTCGATTCGGCCAGTGAAGCCGAGGGCCAGGTGAACTACACGCTCCCATCCGCAGAGCTGATTGAAGAGATCATCAGCGCAGTGGAGCGGCTGCATGAACAGAAGGCCGCGGAGAAGCTGGGCGAGTTGTTCAGCGTGTTCAGGGAGAACCGGACCGATCCGGGAGTCGTCCAGATGATGGGCATGGATATCATGCTGCGGAGCATGGAGCTGCTGAAGGAATTCGGAGGTGCGGACGATCAGTGGATCGGCATGCTTGATTTTTTCAGAACCGAGCCCAAATCCCTGGAAGACCTGCAGATCACTCTGGAGACGGCGCTAGGAACCAGTATGAATTATATCCGGCAGCACAAGGAGCGTAACTCCGAGCATCCGCTGATCCGCGTTGAATGCTTCTTAAGAGAACATTATTCAGAGCATCTGACGGTAAAAGAGATTGCGGAGCATTTCTATATCAATCCGGTGTATCTGGGCCAGGCCTTTATCAAAAAGCACGGCATCAGCATTCTTGAGTACATTCATAATTTGCGGATCGAAGCAGCCAAGAAGCGGCTGATCGACACTCATGATACAGTCAGAAGCATTGTGGAGAGTGTCGGTTATGTACACTATCATCATTTCTTAAGAGAGTTCGAGAAACGGACGGCGCTGAAGCCTGTTCAGTTCCGGGCACAGGCTCAGGGCAGATAA
- a CDS encoding glycoside hydrolase family 43 protein gives MNSIPKPNQPLVTHIYTADPSAHVFEDKIYIYPSHDLDHDGPSNDNGDQYAMEDYHILSMDNLVSPVVDHGEALHLRDIPWASQQLWAPDAAYKNNTYYLFFPARDKEGIFRIGVATSPSPAGPFQAQPDYIPGSYSIDPAVFVDEDNRAYMYFGGLWGGQLEKWQTGEFNPGQEGPALDQPAIGPRVAVLSEDMLSFAGQPQEISIVDAEGKPILAGDEDRRYFEGPWVHKYNGLYYLSYSTGTTHTLVYAVSEQPMGPFTFKGEILSPVIGWTTHHSIVQFEEKWYLFYHDCSLSDGVNHKRCVKYTELKYNPDGTIQPINPYPSN, from the coding sequence ATGAATTCAATTCCAAAACCTAATCAACCGCTCGTCACCCATATCTATACCGCAGACCCGTCTGCACATGTGTTTGAAGACAAAATTTATATCTATCCTTCCCATGATCTGGATCATGACGGACCGAGCAATGACAACGGGGATCAATATGCTATGGAAGACTATCATATTTTATCGATGGATAATCTGGTTTCACCGGTGGTGGATCATGGGGAGGCGCTTCATCTGAGAGACATTCCCTGGGCCTCGCAGCAGTTGTGGGCGCCGGATGCGGCTTACAAGAACAATACCTATTATTTATTTTTTCCGGCCCGTGATAAGGAAGGCATTTTCCGTATTGGCGTAGCGACTTCTCCTTCTCCGGCAGGTCCGTTTCAGGCACAGCCTGATTATATTCCGGGGAGCTACAGCATAGACCCTGCCGTCTTTGTCGATGAAGACAACCGGGCCTATATGTATTTCGGCGGTCTTTGGGGAGGGCAGCTGGAGAAGTGGCAGACCGGGGAATTCAATCCCGGACAAGAGGGGCCTGCCTTGGACCAGCCGGCGATCGGGCCGCGTGTGGCGGTGCTGAGCGAAGATATGCTCTCATTTGCGGGGCAGCCGCAGGAAATTTCCATTGTGGACGCGGAAGGAAAACCAATTCTTGCCGGCGACGAGGACCGGAGATATTTTGAAGGGCCATGGGTCCATAAATATAACGGGCTGTACTATCTGTCGTACTCAACAGGCACAACACATACGCTGGTATATGCCGTCAGTGAGCAGCCTATGGGCCCGTTCACCTTCAAGGGAGAAATTCTGTCGCCTGTGATCGGCTGGACCACGCATCACTCCATTGTACAGTTTGAAGAGAAATGGTATCTGTTCTATCATGACTGCTCGTTATCTGACGGCGTCAACCACAAGCGGTGCGTCAAATATACAGAGCTGAAGTATAACCCGGACGGCACTATTCAGCCCATCAATCCCTATCCGTCCAATTAA
- a CDS encoding carbohydrate ABC transporter permease — MGKKFWYRFTIITMFFNAGIIPWYLTMRSLHLTNNFLAYILPSIVAPFFIILVKTFVESTPKELQQAASIDGAGTFTIFYKVILPISKPILATVAIFSAVNQWNSFQDTLLLVTDSKLYSLQFILYNYINQASSLSTMVNLQNAGSTAIASLSTKQTTTSIRMTVTIIVVAPILLVYPIFQRFFVKGIIIGAVKG; from the coding sequence GTGGGGAAAAAATTCTGGTACAGGTTTACCATTATTACGATGTTTTTTAATGCCGGCATTATCCCCTGGTATCTGACCATGAGATCCCTGCACCTGACCAACAATTTCCTGGCATACATCCTGCCGTCTATCGTGGCTCCATTTTTCATCATTCTTGTAAAGACGTTTGTAGAATCCACGCCGAAGGAACTGCAGCAGGCCGCCAGCATTGACGGCGCCGGAACTTTCACTATCTTTTACAAGGTGATCCTGCCCATCAGCAAACCGATATTGGCTACAGTCGCCATATTCTCGGCAGTGAACCAGTGGAACTCCTTTCAGGATACGCTGCTGCTGGTTACGGACAGCAAATTGTATAGCTTGCAGTTTATTCTGTATAACTACATCAATCAGGCCAGCTCCTTGTCCACCATGGTCAATCTGCAAAATGCCGGATCAACCGCCATTGCCAGTCTATCTACCAAGCAGACCACTACATCCATTCGTATGACCGTTACCATCATCGTTGTCGCACCCATTTTGCTGGTTTATCCGATTTTCCAAAGATTCTTTGTAAAAGGAATTATAATCGGTGCAGTCAAAGGTTAA
- a CDS encoding endo-1,4-beta-xylanase, translating to MKQANSEIPALHEMFREAFKIGAAVSTGIIAAQGPFIARHYNSITAENEMKPALVQPEEGEFTFEAADGIFEFAESHGIGVRGHTLLWHNQTGDWMFRDAEGGTCSREQLLARLQTHINTVVGRYRGRAYAWDVVNEAIEDKTDQYLRDTRWLEIIGEDYLRQAFEMAHQADPDALLFYNDYNETDPVKSGKIYKLVRSLLDQNTPIHGIGMQAHWNIYGPSIGEIRSALELYASLGVRIHITELDLSMFRFEDKRTDLKAPTDEMLKLQEERYAEIFALLLEYRNAIDSVTFWGVADDYTWLDGFPVRGRKNWPFLFDEHRQPKASFGRLADLAASK from the coding sequence ATGAAGCAAGCCAACAGCGAAATTCCTGCATTACATGAAATGTTCCGGGAGGCCTTTAAAATAGGGGCTGCCGTCAGTACTGGCATTATAGCTGCCCAGGGTCCTTTCATCGCGAGGCATTACAACAGCATCACCGCCGAGAATGAGATGAAGCCGGCTCTGGTTCAGCCGGAGGAAGGCGAATTCACCTTCGAGGCTGCGGACGGTATCTTCGAATTCGCAGAGTCGCACGGGATCGGCGTCCGGGGGCATACGCTTCTGTGGCATAACCAGACCGGAGACTGGATGTTCCGGGATGCGGAAGGCGGAACCTGCAGCAGAGAGCAATTGCTTGCCCGCCTGCAGACCCATATCAACACGGTAGTGGGCCGTTACCGGGGACGGGCGTATGCCTGGGATGTAGTGAATGAAGCGATTGAGGATAAAACAGACCAGTACCTGCGGGATACCCGGTGGCTTGAGATCATCGGCGAGGATTATCTCCGCCAGGCCTTTGAAATGGCGCACCAGGCTGACCCTGACGCTCTGCTGTTCTACAACGACTATAATGAGACCGATCCTGTCAAGAGCGGCAAAATCTACAAGCTGGTGCGCAGCCTGCTCGACCAGAATACGCCGATTCACGGAATAGGCATGCAGGCGCACTGGAATATCTATGGTCCTTCAATCGGTGAAATCCGTAGCGCCCTTGAGCTGTACGCTTCTCTTGGCGTTAGAATCCACATTACCGAGCTGGACCTCTCGATGTTCCGGTTCGAAGACAAGCGGACGGATTTGAAAGCGCCAACAGATGAGATGCTGAAGCTCCAAGAGGAGCGTTATGCGGAGATTTTTGCCCTGCTCCTGGAATATCGAAACGCCATAGATTCCGTTACCTTCTGGGGTGTAGCTGACGACTATACGTGGCTGGACGGGTTCCCGGTGCGCGGACGTAAAAACTGGCCGTTCCTGTTTGACGAACACCGGCAGCCCAAAGCCTCATTCGGACGCCTTGCCGATCTGGCGGCTTCGAAATGA
- a CDS encoding ABC transporter permease subunit produces MRSHSMKTNSIRKFLYISPFMVLLAVFAYYPLYGWVYAFFDYMPPIPLSQAPFVGLKWFRSLVENQVKVDQLLQVIKNTFGMSGLGILFSWLPMIFAIFLTEIKAVRFRKFIQTVTTLPNFISWVLVYSLAFSMFSSEGVVNGFLSQLGLTDSPVLFLQNSDHVWITMWIWATWKTLGWSAILYIAAIMSIDESLYEAAYVDGATRMQVIRHVVLPSMLPTYFVLLMLQIASFLNNGLEQYFVFQNAFNKDTIQVLDLYVYNLAMGGGSYSVSVAISMLKSLISVVLLFSVNGLSKMLRGEGIV; encoded by the coding sequence ATGCGCAGCCACAGCATGAAAACCAACTCGATCCGAAAATTTCTTTATATTTCGCCCTTTATGGTTTTACTTGCTGTCTTTGCATACTATCCGCTCTATGGATGGGTATATGCCTTCTTCGACTATATGCCGCCGATTCCGCTGTCACAAGCGCCATTTGTCGGTCTCAAATGGTTCCGTTCCCTGGTAGAAAACCAGGTAAAGGTCGACCAGCTGCTTCAAGTCATCAAAAACACGTTCGGCATGAGCGGGCTGGGTATCCTTTTCTCTTGGCTGCCCATGATTTTTGCGATCTTCCTGACAGAGATCAAAGCGGTGCGTTTCCGCAAATTTATCCAGACCGTAACCACCCTTCCAAACTTCATCAGTTGGGTACTCGTCTATTCCCTGGCATTTTCCATGTTCTCCAGTGAAGGTGTCGTCAACGGCTTTTTAAGCCAGCTAGGTCTTACCGACTCTCCTGTACTCTTTCTTCAGAACTCGGACCATGTCTGGATTACGATGTGGATATGGGCCACATGGAAAACATTGGGCTGGTCGGCTATTCTCTATATCGCGGCGATTATGAGCATCGATGAATCCCTATATGAAGCGGCTTATGTAGACGGTGCGACTAGAATGCAGGTCATCCGGCATGTGGTTTTGCCAAGCATGCTGCCGACTTATTTTGTGCTGCTGATGCTCCAGATTGCCAGCTTCCTGAACAACGGATTGGAGCAGTATTTTGTTTTCCAGAATGCATTCAACAAAGACACCATACAGGTATTGGATTTATATGTATACAACCTCGCCATGGGCGGCGGCAGCTATTCCGTTTCCGTAGCGATCAGTATGCTGAAAAGCCTGATTAGCGTTGTGCTTCTCTTTTCCGTAAACGGGCTGTCTAAAATGTTAAGAGGAGAGGGCATCGTATGA
- a CDS encoding alpha/beta hydrolase, translating into MNDSNPNYKMQTAPAGYDKERENIARGMIGTIEYPSSTVGNTRKAMVYTPPGYSAGQEYSVLYLLHGIGGDETEWYNHGQPQIILDNLYADEMLKPMIVVLPNGRAMLNDRAEGDIFAPDKVQAFTTFEADLLHDLIPYIEANYPVLTDRTHRALAGLSMGGGQSLNIGLNNLDRFAWIGAFSRRPIRSCRSCWCRNRRRPQKCSACSGCRAVIWTASNRSATGPMPICLSIPCRISGWRKTAITIGRSGRTACISSPGLFFSSPNNRPSAERPR; encoded by the coding sequence ATGAACGACAGCAATCCGAATTATAAAATGCAGACGGCTCCGGCCGGGTATGACAAGGAGAGGGAGAATATTGCCCGGGGAATGATCGGGACTATAGAATATCCCTCATCAACGGTAGGCAACACCCGGAAGGCAATGGTCTATACGCCGCCCGGTTACTCCGCCGGGCAGGAATACAGCGTCTTGTATCTGCTGCATGGGATTGGCGGAGATGAGACAGAATGGTACAATCACGGGCAGCCCCAGATCATTCTGGACAACCTGTATGCCGATGAAATGCTGAAGCCCATGATTGTCGTTCTTCCCAACGGCCGGGCGATGCTGAATGACCGGGCGGAAGGAGATATATTTGCGCCCGACAAGGTGCAGGCGTTCACAACCTTTGAAGCGGATTTGCTCCATGATCTCATCCCTTATATTGAAGCGAATTATCCCGTCCTGACAGACCGGACGCACCGCGCCCTTGCCGGGTTATCGATGGGCGGAGGGCAATCCCTGAATATCGGTCTGAATAACCTGGACCGGTTTGCCTGGATCGGGGCCTTCTCCCGGCGCCCAATACGAAGCTGCCGGAGCTGCTGGTGCCGGAACCGCAGAAGACCGCAGAAATGCTCAGCCTGCTCTGGCTGTCGTGCGGTGATCTGGACAGCCTCAAACAGGTCAGCGACCGGACCCATGCCTATTTGTCTCAGCATTCCGTGCCGCATATCTGGGTGGAGGAAAACGGCGATCACGATTGGCCGGTCTGGAAGAACGGCCTGTATCAGTTCTCCAGGCTTATTTTTTAGCAGCCCTAACAACCGTCCGTCCGCAGAGCGTCCACGGTAA
- a CDS encoding family 43 glycosylhydrolase — protein sequence MVYAPKLAHSMHLAYSNDGLLFQELNHNSGVLFAKATENEDGTLRAKSLKNPYLFRTSEGNFGVIAVRTEAEGEADAESKGKVLLFSSGDLLQYSEVGLLELKADTYVSDVSCEYDTGRKGYLIRWTDELGNGYQNFIADIMSLKGISAPEAAQPFTLEPVLADIEGILPRNYIPVPKEIARRLCCKLTVPTNIAIEVPDRVTAASEEDVTAIRATALYSDGTQALKRVDWNTDEINWNEAGTYSITGEVHQDHYPFPVAFDRADPCIAKWKGKYYFIATNDADQNHTLYMREADTIPGLVDAEEALILDSNTYEQIGGLLWAPEFHIIEDELYIFHAATPGEFLYEESQVMKLQAGGNPMCAADWSMPRRVVKKDGTYLCEAGKTISLDMTVIQWNGKHYAAWSERQFVPVDLGAWIYIATIDPQEPWKLTSDPVLLTRPDYGWANNHTFVDEGPFALYTDDKLFLTFASAAVDATYVVGLLTAGKGADLLDIRSWTKGNYPLLTSRSVPGEYGPGHNSYVTDEDGVIWNAYHARPGIDGPRSSGLRRVHFDIDGNPVLDLTEDKDLNRELKKVSIEVTVG from the coding sequence ATGGTATACGCTCCGAAGCTGGCGCACAGCATGCATTTGGCTTACAGCAATGACGGGCTTCTATTTCAGGAGTTGAACCATAATTCAGGAGTTCTATTCGCCAAGGCGACGGAGAACGAGGATGGTACACTCCGGGCCAAAAGCTTAAAGAATCCGTATCTGTTCCGCACCTCTGAAGGGAACTTCGGGGTGATCGCCGTTCGTACGGAGGCAGAAGGCGAAGCCGATGCTGAGAGCAAGGGAAAAGTGCTGCTGTTCTCATCCGGTGATTTGCTGCAGTATAGCGAAGTTGGATTGCTGGAGCTTAAGGCAGATACCTATGTAAGCGATGTCTCCTGCGAATACGATACCGGCCGGAAGGGCTACCTGATCCGCTGGACCGATGAGCTGGGGAACGGTTATCAGAATTTTATAGCCGATATTATGAGCTTGAAGGGGATCTCGGCACCGGAAGCGGCCCAGCCTTTTACTCTGGAACCAGTGCTTGCCGATATCGAGGGGATTCTGCCGCGCAACTATATCCCGGTACCCAAGGAAATAGCCCGCAGGCTCTGCTGCAAGCTTACAGTTCCTACCAACATCGCGATTGAAGTCCCGGACCGGGTGACAGCGGCATCGGAAGAGGATGTTACAGCCATCCGGGCCACTGCTCTGTACAGCGACGGCACCCAAGCGCTGAAAAGGGTGGATTGGAATACGGACGAAATCAATTGGAATGAGGCGGGAACCTACAGCATTACCGGTGAAGTCCATCAGGATCATTACCCGTTTCCGGTTGCGTTCGACCGTGCGGACCCTTGCATTGCGAAATGGAAAGGGAAGTATTATTTCATTGCCACCAACGATGCGGACCAAAACCATACATTATATATGCGGGAAGCCGACACCATTCCCGGTCTGGTGGATGCCGAGGAAGCCTTGATTCTGGATTCAAATACCTATGAGCAGATCGGCGGACTGCTGTGGGCGCCGGAATTTCATATCATTGAGGATGAATTGTATATCTTTCATGCGGCAACACCGGGAGAATTTCTGTATGAAGAGTCACAGGTCATGAAGCTGCAGGCAGGCGGCAATCCGATGTGTGCTGCCGATTGGTCGATGCCCCGGCGTGTAGTGAAGAAGGACGGAACGTATTTGTGCGAAGCAGGGAAGACCATTTCCCTCGATATGACCGTAATTCAATGGAACGGGAAGCATTACGCCGCATGGTCAGAGCGCCAGTTCGTGCCTGTCGATCTTGGAGCCTGGATCTATATCGCCACAATCGACCCGCAGGAGCCGTGGAAGCTGACCAGTGATCCCGTGCTTCTGACCAGACCCGATTATGGCTGGGCTAATAATCATACCTTTGTGGATGAAGGGCCGTTTGCCCTCTACACCGATGACAAATTATTTTTGACCTTTGCCAGCGCAGCGGTGGATGCAACCTATGTTGTGGGTCTGCTGACAGCCGGCAAAGGGGCGGATTTGCTCGATATCCGCAGCTGGACCAAAGGGAATTATCCGCTGCTGACCTCCAGAAGCGTGCCGGGGGAATATGGGCCGGGCCACAATTCTTACGTGACAGACGAGGATGGAGTCATTTGGAACGCCTACCACGCAAGACCGGGCATTGACGGACCGAGAAGCTCCGGCCTGCGCCGCGTGCATTTTGACATTGACGGTAATCCGGTCCTGGATCTGACAGAGGATAAGGATCTGAACCGGGAGCTGAAGAAGGTATCCATCGAAGTGACCGTGGGCTAA
- a CDS encoding glycoside hydrolase 43 family protein → MNTAVITNPIMWADVPDVDVIRVGPVFYMISTSMHSMPGCPIMKSVNLKDWEIVNYVYDTFEDNAAHRLLDGAGIYGKGSWAASLRYKEGVYYVCFSSNDMDQFYIYRTEDIEQGTWERSVIPGLHHDPGLLLDDDGRNYVIYGNGDIRIKELTEDLTAVKPGGTAQLLLEGERENIGLRIEGCHAYKLNGYYYLFFIEWPRTGNQRRRQLCYRSHELRGPYERTIILDDDLGYHNKGVAQGGIVDTPDGDWYAVLFQDHDAVGRIPCVLPVSWENGWPVIGENGRAPQAFATKLPASEPKPLVISDEFDYAGNRLALNWQWNHNPDNGLWSVTERPGYLRLRTGQAADSILRARNTLTQRTEGPACSAAAVLDLAGLQPGDRAGLVALQNGFGTVGIVAGEDGRFSVCMCVNGGDGREEIVERVAFTGGRVHLRIDFNYEDSLDQASFFYSEDGTGWKPIGRTLHMRYTLDHFMGYRIGLFNYATQSSGGYADFDYFHYIRRK, encoded by the coding sequence ATGAATACTGCGGTTATAACCAATCCTATTATGTGGGCGGATGTCCCGGATGTTGACGTAATCCGCGTGGGGCCTGTGTTCTATATGATCAGCACCAGTATGCATTCCATGCCGGGCTGTCCGATTATGAAATCGGTTAACTTGAAAGATTGGGAAATTGTAAATTATGTATATGATACCTTCGAGGATAACGCTGCCCACCGGCTGCTGGACGGTGCAGGCATTTATGGCAAAGGCTCCTGGGCGGCATCCCTTCGTTACAAGGAAGGGGTGTACTACGTTTGTTTTTCCTCCAATGATATGGACCAATTCTATATTTACCGGACAGAGGATATTGAGCAAGGAACATGGGAGCGTTCGGTGATCCCCGGGCTTCACCATGACCCTGGCCTGCTGCTGGATGACGATGGGCGCAACTATGTGATCTACGGCAATGGCGATATCCGGATCAAGGAGCTGACGGAGGATCTGACGGCGGTGAAGCCCGGCGGAACCGCCCAACTGCTGCTTGAGGGCGAACGGGAAAACATCGGGCTGCGGATCGAAGGCTGTCATGCATACAAGCTGAACGGCTATTACTATCTGTTCTTTATTGAATGGCCGAGAACGGGCAACCAGCGCAGACGCCAGTTATGCTACCGCTCACACGAGCTTCGGGGTCCCTATGAACGGACAATAATTCTGGACGATGATCTCGGCTACCATAATAAAGGCGTAGCGCAAGGCGGCATTGTTGATACTCCGGATGGCGATTGGTACGCGGTACTGTTCCAGGATCATGACGCTGTCGGGCGGATTCCCTGCGTGCTTCCCGTGAGCTGGGAGAACGGCTGGCCGGTCATCGGGGAGAACGGCAGGGCGCCTCAAGCTTTTGCGACGAAGCTGCCTGCTTCGGAGCCGAAGCCGCTGGTCATCAGCGATGAGTTCGACTATGCGGGCAACCGGCTGGCCCTGAACTGGCAGTGGAACCATAATCCCGACAACGGATTATGGTCGGTCACTGAGCGGCCGGGCTATCTGCGGCTGCGCACCGGTCAGGCAGCGGACAGCATCCTGCGGGCGCGCAATACGCTGACACAGCGGACGGAAGGCCCGGCCTGCAGCGCGGCAGCGGTGCTGGACCTTGCCGGCCTGCAGCCCGGCGACCGGGCAGGCCTGGTAGCCCTGCAGAACGGGTTCGGCACGGTTGGGATTGTGGCCGGGGAGGACGGCCGGTTCAGCGTGTGCATGTGTGTCAACGGCGGGGACGGCCGTGAGGAGATAGTGGAACGTGTAGCGTTCACCGGCGGCCGGGTGCACCTTCGAATAGATTTCAATTATGAGGATAGCCTGGATCAGGCCAGTTTCTTCTATTCGGAGGACGGAACCGGCTGGAAGCCGATTGGCCGGACGCTGCACATGAGATATACGCTGGATCATTTCATGGGGTACCGGATTGGCCTGTTCAACTATGCGACCCAATCGTCCGGCGGTTATGCGGATTTCGATTATTTCCATTATATTAGGCGGAAATAG
- a CDS encoding glycoside hydrolase family 43 protein — protein sequence MTSPLNQAIGKVPPNGNPLVAHRYGADPYALVFGDRVYLYMTNDALEYDGNGVVKENTYSSINKIAVISSSDLVNWTDHGEIAVAGQEGAAKWATQSWAPAAVHKVIGGKDKFFLYFANNASGIGVLSGDSPLGPWTDPIGEALILRSTPGVEDVTWLFDPAVLVDDDGKGYIYFGGGVPEGQFAEPGTARVMKLGDDMISVEGTAEVIPAPFMFEDAGIHKREGVYYYTYCSNFYDRERPEGSPPAGEIAYMTSSSPMGPWTYHKTILKNPGHFFGVSGNNHHAIFQYHDEWYIAYHAQTLSKAEGIANGYRSTHLGRLSHKEDGSIQNIEADYKGVQQIGCFNPYHRVLAATMGWSAGVKTEFMASAGKRLVTDIDNGDWIGLSGVDFGSTGAGAFSASVICLEGGGNIELHLDDPAGVLVGELSVPAANGPEKVMEFKTEVSGAEGVHDLYLVFKGTTGTGLFKLESWQFME from the coding sequence ATGACAAGTCCATTGAATCAAGCCATCGGAAAGGTTCCGCCGAACGGTAATCCGCTCGTAGCGCATAGATACGGGGCCGATCCGTATGCCCTGGTGTTCGGCGACAGGGTCTATCTGTACATGACCAATGACGCGCTGGAGTATGACGGGAACGGCGTGGTGAAAGAGAACACTTACAGCAGTATCAATAAGATTGCGGTCATATCCTCCAGCGATTTGGTTAACTGGACCGATCATGGCGAGATTGCGGTGGCAGGGCAGGAAGGGGCAGCCAAGTGGGCTACCCAGTCATGGGCGCCTGCAGCGGTCCATAAGGTGATCGGCGGCAAAGATAAGTTCTTCCTGTACTTCGCCAATAATGCCAGCGGCATTGGTGTTCTGTCGGGTGACAGTCCGTTGGGACCGTGGACCGACCCCATCGGCGAGGCGCTGATTCTGCGTTCCACCCCGGGAGTCGAGGACGTAACCTGGCTGTTTGACCCGGCGGTTCTGGTTGATGATGACGGCAAGGGCTATATCTATTTCGGAGGGGGTGTACCCGAAGGACAGTTTGCGGAGCCTGGCACAGCACGGGTCATGAAGCTTGGAGATGACATGATCAGCGTAGAGGGGACTGCTGAGGTTATTCCAGCACCATTTATGTTTGAGGATGCCGGTATACATAAGCGGGAAGGCGTCTACTATTATACCTACTGTTCTAATTTCTATGATAGGGAACGTCCGGAGGGCAGTCCTCCTGCGGGAGAGATTGCGTATATGACTAGCAGCAGCCCGATGGGTCCCTGGACATATCATAAGACGATATTGAAGAATCCGGGACATTTTTTCGGAGTGTCGGGCAATAACCATCATGCGATTTTTCAATATCATGACGAATGGTATATCGCTTATCACGCACAAACCTTGTCCAAGGCAGAGGGGATTGCGAACGGCTACCGTTCGACGCATCTGGGGCGCCTCTCCCATAAGGAGGATGGCTCCATTCAGAATATTGAAGCCGACTACAAGGGGGTGCAGCAGATTGGATGCTTCAACCCGTATCACCGCGTGTTGGCTGCAACGATGGGGTGGAGTGCGGGCGTCAAAACGGAATTTATGGCATCGGCGGGGAAACGGCTTGTAACGGATATTGACAATGGCGATTGGATCGGGTTATCCGGGGTCGACTTCGGAAGCACAGGGGCAGGAGCATTCAGTGCTTCGGTCATATGCCTTGAGGGCGGCGGAAACATCGAGCTGCATCTGGATGACCCGGCAGGCGTATTGGTTGGCGAGCTGTCCGTTCCTGCTGCGAATGGGCCGGAGAAAGTGATGGAGTTTAAGACGGAGGTTAGCGGAGCAGAGGGAGTCCACGACCTGTATCTGGTGTTTAAGGGTACAACCGGGACCGGATTGTTCAAGCTGGAATCATGGCAGTTTATGGAGTAA